Below is a window of Microtus ochrogaster isolate Prairie Vole_2 chromosome 5, MicOch1.0, whole genome shotgun sequence DNA.
TTCAGTTGTGGGGCCCACATAGTGAGAGCGGGCCACTGAGTGTATTTCTTTGGCATCCATATCTTGCCCCTCCCCTCTTGATCTTGCTACTTCCTGGACACCATGAGGTGAGTAGTTTTGGTATGCCATGGCTTTATTCTGCCATGATGTTTAGTTTCAACACAGGACCACAGAAATGGAGCAAGACAGTGAAGGACTGAAACTATGATCCATaataatctttcttcctttaagttaTTTCCTGAAGAAACTAAGTTCCTAAAGCATGTGCTGTACAAAGGATAATCAGCTTGTCCATCGTCTTTCTGACCTTCTACTATCCTTTTATCTATTCATCTTACTTGCCAATCCACACTGAGGTGATGAATGCATTGATAgaaactcagagtcagctattCTCAGAGTGATGAGGGCAGGGGATACCAAGGGTTAAGAATTAGGCTTTATGGTCACATATACACTCAGAAGACCAAGGAACTTCCGTCTTTCCCCAGGTTCTGTGACTTGCACAATTCTGAGTCTCAGATAAATCTCTAGTCCAGagtaaaaataaagccaagagGAAGAAATCTTAgacctggaggagaggaagggactgATGAGGTCAATAGAAACCAGCTCACCTCAACTCATCATAATTGGTGAATTGATGTCATTACAGAAATCTTCATCATTGCAGCACTGCGTGTGTATTGTTAGACCATCAGAAAACTCTTCATCTAGTTCACACGATTCATTGCACCCAGACTCTGCACTTTGCAAATTCTCATCTCgggaagaaggaagcaagcacattatttatgtataattttgaGAACCAGAAAATGACCTCATATTCAGGTACATTTGAAATGAGAATGCCTTCATGGAAAAAATTTTCCTCAGTAACAGAAATTATATacgtatatattatatattataacttacacatgtaaattatatatattatatattaaaacttacatataaattatatattatattataacttactaaattatatattatatattgttctACATTGGCCAAAGCCACATCTGGAAATTCTGTTTCCTCTGAGCTTTTCCTAGTAGAAACATGCAATTTAATGTTGAGCATTAGGTTCTGGATGTTGAGCCATATAGAATTCTCTCCCTGTCAAGTAGATGGGCACAAAGGATTTATGCACTATATTCTGATATCCAGATTCTACGGTCAGCAATACGTCAGGCAGAGAATAATGCCATATTGGCTCTCAATATGGAATGACAAGAAGTATGCACTATGAAAGATGCCAAGAGACAGATGAAGCAGAAATACTTGAGAAGCACCAAGGTGTCCTTTCGATAAGGAACTGTTTTACAGAGAAGGTGACTCTAAGATAGAACTCAACAAACATTAGAAAGCAGAAGCCACCATAACAGATGATATGTACATACAGAAATAATGTATTTAGGTACTTTGATAGTTTACAGCCTTTGGGCCATGTGGTGGcttcaatgaaaatgaccctCATAAGCTTGactatttgaatgcttggtccccaactTGTTACCTTTTTGGGTAGGATTAGGAGGTGAGCTcttcttggagaaagtgtgtcactggggagctatgtttgaggtttcaaaagccagtgCCATTCTCATTGTCTCTCACCCCTCTCATGGCGGATCGCAGGATGTAAGCTGTCAACTATTacccagcaccacgtctgcctgcctgctatcatgctccccactatgatggGCAAGAACTTTACCCCTCTGGAACTTTGAGCCAACcccaaattaaattctttcttggaTAAGTtgtattggtcatggtgttttgtcatggtaATGGAAAGTTAACCAAGACAGACCCTAAATAGCAGAGCTGTTGGGAAGCATAAGACTGATGAATATATCAACAATGATGGAGAGAAGCCCCACTCACTCAGCATATTCTTAGCTTTACCATTGACAAGTGTTGACCCCAGCACAAGGTTCAGAATATCCTACCTGGATATCAGTTGACCCCCTTTTTTAAAGTACTATATCTTAGAGATGGTACTTAAAATCCTGAAGGAGAAACGAATTCTCCAGAGCATAGAGCACATACTTACAATCAGATGCATACCAGGTTCTGCGGATAATACAGACTTCATTAGGTTGTGCAGTGCATGTCTGATTCCCATCAACACATTTCCTGTTTTTGTAAGACTTACACAGTACACACTGTAGAGTGAGAGCTGCAAAGATAAAGACTGCTTAGAGGAGACGGGTGACACACTCACTTCCTAACAAAAGCATAGGTCACTGGACCTCTGGGTTGCTTGTCTGAACCCCCGTATTGCTAACATGTGTTCCAGTCAATATGTCCTAACACCACAGTCAAAAAGAGATGCTTTACTTGCCTTTCTTCAGTAGATAAGGGAGCAACCTGCAGGCAATACTTACCAGTTtcaaagcagagaagaaagagacacagcttcagtagattttccatttctcctGAGCAGCCTCTTGCAGCAGGCTATGTTAGTACCAGACAGCGTGTGGTCAGAGATCACTCGCAGAAAAGATTAGACAGCCTCTAGTGAATTTATAGTCCACTCAGACAATGACAATGGACACTGGGTGCCCAGAAGCAGACCTCAGAATAAGCTACTCCCACATTCTTTGGCAATACACCAAATCCCTCTTCTatgatttaaaaatcatttccttATTCCGCTCATATTTCCTTGCTTCGGGTGGTGTTAATGAAGTCCATGACCTGTAAGGTAATCTTACCATCAACAGCACATGGTGATCACTCTGTTTTCATGCTATGACCTCAAGGTGCCCTGCTAATGCTAGACAACAAAACTAGGCAAGGAAAGACTTTTGAAAGAAGACTTTCATTGACCCTGAATTGTAGCATGGTGGGGTGGCATTAGAGGGGGTCTC
It encodes the following:
- the LOC101987283 gene encoding acrosomal protein SP-10-like; translated protein: MENLLKLCLFLLCFETALTLQCVLCKSYKNRKCVDGNQTCTAQPNEVCIIRRTWYASDYENLQSAESGCNESCELDEEFSDGLTIHTQCCNDEDFCNDINSPIMMS